Proteins from a single region of Streptomyces griseiscabiei:
- a CDS encoding LacI family DNA-binding transcriptional regulator, with translation MAGEAAARPEGRVTSSDVAREAGVSRATVSFVLNGTKGQTISESTRQRVLEAAARLRYAPSAEARTLSRGRSDVVLLYQPPQLPLTDLGTLVEFLSAEFAAVGLTAVIHPWSRRPDGDVWTVITPVAVLAWDLPDNDVAAMRRNGVRAVVSLTAESDPVAQWIWGARENSIARLQVERLLRAGHRRLGYARPHDERLAEASEMRLKALQGACAEHGVPGPVALAVPCDEVGAGAAVEAWRGMTPAVTGVCAHDDVAALAVLAGLREQGLAAPSDLAVIGAVDSPAARLAAPPLTMVAVDMRDTARHLVEAIISLLDGRPVPIGPEVTRVIERRSV, from the coding sequence ATGGCGGGCGAGGCCGCTGCTCGGCCGGAGGGCCGGGTCACCAGTTCCGACGTCGCCCGGGAGGCCGGAGTCTCCAGGGCCACTGTCAGCTTCGTGCTCAACGGCACCAAGGGGCAGACGATCTCCGAGTCGACGCGGCAGCGCGTCCTCGAAGCGGCGGCCCGGCTGCGCTATGCCCCCTCGGCGGAGGCCCGGACGCTCAGCCGCGGCCGGAGTGACGTCGTGCTCCTCTATCAGCCCCCTCAGTTGCCGCTGACCGACCTGGGCACACTGGTCGAGTTTCTCTCGGCGGAGTTCGCGGCCGTCGGGCTCACTGCGGTGATCCATCCGTGGTCCCGCAGGCCCGATGGTGATGTGTGGACCGTCATCACGCCCGTGGCCGTCCTCGCATGGGACCTGCCCGATAATGACGTCGCCGCGATGCGGCGCAATGGCGTACGCGCCGTGGTCTCTCTCACCGCCGAGTCCGACCCCGTCGCGCAGTGGATCTGGGGAGCCCGGGAAAACAGCATCGCCCGGCTGCAGGTCGAGCGACTGCTCAGGGCGGGGCACCGTCGGCTCGGCTACGCCCGCCCGCACGACGAACGCCTGGCCGAGGCGAGCGAGATGCGCCTGAAAGCACTGCAGGGAGCCTGCGCCGAGCACGGTGTGCCGGGCCCGGTGGCTCTGGCTGTTCCCTGCGACGAGGTGGGAGCCGGAGCCGCTGTCGAGGCATGGCGTGGGATGACCCCCGCCGTCACCGGCGTGTGCGCCCACGACGATGTGGCAGCCTTGGCCGTCCTCGCGGGTCTACGCGAGCAAGGACTAGCCGCGCCGTCGGACCTGGCCGTGATCGGCGCGGTCGATTCGCCGGCCGCACGCCTCGCAGCCCCGCCGTTGACGATGGTGGCAGTAGATATGCGGGACACCGCACGACATCTCGTCGAGGCGATCATCAGTCTCCTCGACGGACGGCCCGTCCCTATCGGTCCTGAGGTCACCCGGGTGATCGAGCGTCGCTCAGTCTGA
- a CDS encoding sulfite exporter TauE/SafE family protein, whose translation MTVLVLALIAGAVIGLALGALGGGGSVLAVPALIYLLGFTPAAATTASLIIVTATSATALYAHARGGNVAWKTGALFAAAGIVPAFLAGAVAGRLPEAVLTAAFAVIAALAALRMLRPSASGPPDRIRPGRAAGAGAGLGAVTGFLGVGGGFLAVPALVGVLGLAMRRAVGTSLLVITVNSLAALAARTGTGGGLHWEVIGPFTGAAILGAWDGKRLATKISGTTLQRVFAGVLLAVAAFMLVDVIV comes from the coding sequence GTGACCGTACTCGTTCTCGCCCTCATCGCCGGGGCCGTCATCGGTCTCGCGCTCGGGGCCCTCGGCGGCGGTGGCAGCGTCCTTGCCGTACCGGCACTGATCTATCTGCTCGGCTTCACCCCGGCCGCCGCCACCACCGCCAGCCTGATCATCGTCACCGCCACCTCCGCCACCGCCCTGTACGCCCACGCCCGCGGCGGGAACGTGGCATGGAAGACAGGGGCGTTGTTCGCTGCGGCGGGCATCGTCCCCGCCTTTCTCGCCGGAGCTGTTGCAGGGCGCCTGCCCGAAGCGGTGCTGACGGCGGCGTTCGCGGTCATCGCCGCGCTGGCGGCTCTGCGTATGTTGCGTCCGTCCGCGTCCGGGCCGCCGGACCGGATCCGTCCCGGCAGGGCGGCTGGCGCCGGTGCCGGACTCGGCGCCGTGACGGGCTTTCTGGGGGTCGGCGGGGGATTCCTCGCCGTGCCCGCCCTGGTGGGCGTCCTGGGACTGGCCATGCGGCGGGCGGTGGGCACCAGCCTGCTCGTCATCACGGTGAACTCCCTCGCCGCGCTCGCCGCTCGCACCGGCACCGGTGGCGGGCTCCACTGGGAGGTCATCGGCCCCTTCACCGGAGCCGCGATCCTCGGAGCCTGGGACGGCAAACGCCTCGCGACGAAGATCTCCGGCACCACTCTTCAGAGAGTTTTCGCCGGCGTACTGCTGGCAGTGGCGGCCTTCATGCTCGTTGACGTGATCGTCTGA
- a CDS encoding MBL fold metallo-hydrolase: MFFVDTLEFEGLGNRSYLAGGAAAAVVIDPPRDIDQVIAAAARRGVRIAYVAETHVHNDYVTGGLELARVTGASYLVPAAAHVSFARTPVADGDTVDVDAGLVLRAIATPGHTPHHTSYVLEQDGRGVAAFTGGSLLIGTVGRPDLVEPRLTEQLARAQHASAHRLTAELDDEVPVLPTHGFGSFCSSAQAEGDATTIGKERTSNDALTLDVDTFVQRMLAGLEDVPAYYAHMGPANAAGPAPVDLTPPRRADAGEISSRLAAGEWVVDLRSRMAFAEGHVAGSFNFEGEGKLATYLAWLIPWGKPVTLLADTPEQISAAQRELARVGIDRPAAAATGDPAGWVHEGERLASFPRARFADLAQVRERGDEVVVLDVRRDSERVGGYIDGSVHIPIHELHGRIGEVPDGTVWVHCAGGMRAAIAASLLDAAGRKVVAVDDAFDAAADAGLPLASA, translated from the coding sequence GTGTTCTTCGTCGACACTCTTGAGTTCGAGGGTCTGGGCAACCGCAGCTACCTGGCCGGCGGGGCCGCTGCCGCGGTGGTTATCGATCCGCCGCGCGACATCGACCAGGTGATCGCCGCCGCCGCCAGGCGCGGGGTGCGCATCGCGTACGTGGCGGAGACCCACGTGCACAACGACTACGTCACCGGTGGCCTGGAGTTGGCCCGCGTCACCGGCGCCTCCTATCTGGTGCCGGCCGCGGCGCACGTGTCCTTCGCCCGCACCCCGGTCGCCGATGGCGACACCGTGGACGTGGACGCGGGTCTGGTCCTGCGTGCGATCGCCACGCCCGGGCACACCCCGCACCACACCTCCTACGTCCTGGAGCAGGACGGGCGCGGCGTGGCGGCGTTCACCGGCGGATCGCTGCTGATCGGTACGGTGGGCCGCCCTGACCTGGTGGAGCCTCGGCTGACGGAGCAGCTGGCCCGGGCCCAGCACGCCTCCGCCCACCGCCTGACCGCCGAGCTGGACGACGAGGTGCCGGTGCTGCCCACCCACGGGTTCGGCAGCTTCTGCTCCTCCGCCCAGGCCGAGGGGGACGCGACCACGATCGGCAAGGAACGCACCAGCAACGACGCGCTCACCCTGGACGTGGACACCTTCGTTCAGCGGATGCTCGCCGGGCTGGAGGACGTGCCCGCCTACTACGCGCACATGGGCCCGGCCAACGCCGCCGGCCCCGCCCCCGTCGACCTCACCCCGCCGAGGCGTGCGGATGCAGGCGAAATCTCCTCCCGGCTGGCCGCCGGTGAGTGGGTGGTGGACCTGCGCAGCCGCATGGCCTTCGCCGAGGGGCACGTGGCCGGCTCGTTCAACTTCGAGGGCGAGGGCAAGCTCGCCACCTACCTGGCCTGGCTGATCCCCTGGGGCAAGCCCGTCACCCTGCTCGCCGACACCCCGGAGCAGATCAGCGCCGCGCAGCGGGAACTCGCGCGGGTAGGCATCGACCGCCCGGCCGCCGCCGCCACCGGCGACCCGGCCGGCTGGGTCCATGAGGGCGAGAGGCTCGCTTCTTTCCCGCGTGCCCGCTTCGCCGACCTTGCCCAGGTGCGCGAGCGCGGCGACGAGGTGGTCGTCCTGGATGTGCGCCGGGACTCGGAGCGCGTAGGCGGCTACATCGACGGCTCGGTCCACATCCCGATCCACGAGCTGCACGGCCGTATCGGCGAGGTGCCGGACGGGACGGTGTGGGTGCACTGCGCCGGCGGGATGCGCGCGGCGATCGCCGCCTCCCTCCTCGATGCCGCCGGCCGCAAGGTGGTCGCCGTCGACGACGCCTTCGACGCCGCGGCGGATGCCGGGCTGCCCCTGGCCTCCGCCTGA
- a CDS encoding DUF6351 family protein translates to MAFDLMLTGIAYSASGESPQIRVLSNRADLVSGGDALVEVALPSGGTPENVRVDVDGRDVTSAFAVRPDGRFLGLVTGLQVGENRMTARTQGGAASLTITGHPIGGPLFAGPQVQPWVCATEENGLGKPQDVACNTPAKYKLFYKSWLTGQFTAYDPKRPPADLAYTTTDQGKRVAYVVRRERGVMDRGIYDIAVLYDPAKPWQPWAPQGGFNGKLLVPFGGDCTPRHSQDAPMENVLNDTALSRGFAVAVSNLNMLGQNCNDVVSTEALVMLKEHFVENYGPIRYTIGQGCSGGSMQQHWITSNYPGLLDGILPSCSFPDVWSTLQEAEDCHVLDHHFDRSPLWALTTHRTAVTGHAFETVCRTLWDNPTGNGQYSKTWLDPDNGAGCLGGFLAGHTTLEPNRSWVYDAEANPAGERCTLQDYAVAVWGRRPASSWGPVEQRIQRGFANRPYDNTGVQYGLKAVESGTITAEQFVDLNESVGGLDIDWKWQPERSEADPAALEVAYRSGRVTYPREAAKVPVIDLRSPGNWEIHSDFHSYAMRARFDQANGGHDNQIIWTGVPPVQTDGDAREKAFLLMDRWLTRIEADTSNDPIETKVVRDKPADAVDACWIGNRKISDMSVCRATYPYFGVPRTAAGGPTANNILKCQLKELNRDDYTVDFSNAQWGRLRKAFPEGVCDYREPGVAQQPSLPWLTFSGGPGGQPLGAPPESAPTP, encoded by the coding sequence ATGGCTTTCGATCTCATGCTGACTGGAATCGCGTACTCCGCCTCAGGGGAATCGCCTCAGATCAGGGTGCTGTCGAATCGCGCGGATCTGGTGTCCGGGGGCGACGCCCTCGTCGAGGTGGCCCTGCCTTCCGGGGGAACACCAGAGAATGTGCGCGTGGACGTGGACGGCCGGGATGTGACATCCGCTTTCGCCGTCCGGCCGGACGGCCGCTTCCTGGGCCTGGTCACCGGCCTCCAGGTCGGCGAGAACAGGATGACGGCCCGGACACAGGGGGGCGCGGCAAGCCTTACCATCACCGGCCATCCCATCGGCGGACCGCTGTTCGCCGGGCCACAGGTACAGCCGTGGGTGTGCGCGACCGAGGAGAACGGCCTCGGGAAGCCGCAGGATGTCGCGTGCAATACTCCAGCGAAGTACAAGCTCTTCTACAAGTCCTGGCTGACCGGCCAGTTCACCGCATATGATCCGAAAAGACCGCCCGCAGACCTCGCATACACAACGACGGACCAGGGCAAGCGGGTCGCGTACGTCGTACGCCGGGAACGCGGCGTGATGGACCGTGGCATCTACGACATCGCGGTGTTGTACGACCCGGCCAAGCCGTGGCAACCGTGGGCACCGCAAGGCGGCTTCAACGGAAAACTCCTTGTGCCGTTCGGCGGCGACTGCACGCCGCGGCATTCACAGGACGCACCCATGGAGAACGTTCTCAACGACACGGCTCTGTCCCGCGGGTTCGCCGTCGCGGTGTCCAACCTGAACATGCTGGGGCAGAACTGCAACGACGTGGTCTCCACCGAAGCGCTGGTGATGCTCAAGGAGCACTTCGTCGAGAACTACGGCCCGATCCGCTACACCATCGGGCAAGGCTGCTCCGGCGGTTCCATGCAGCAGCACTGGATCACCTCCAACTACCCCGGTCTGTTGGACGGCATCCTGCCCTCCTGCAGCTTCCCCGACGTCTGGTCCACGCTGCAGGAGGCCGAGGACTGTCACGTACTCGACCACCACTTCGACAGGTCTCCATTGTGGGCGTTGACCACCCACAGAACCGCGGTGACCGGCCACGCGTTCGAGACGGTGTGCCGGACACTCTGGGACAACCCGACAGGCAACGGGCAGTACTCCAAGACCTGGTTGGACCCGGACAACGGGGCCGGCTGCCTCGGCGGATTCCTGGCCGGCCACACCACTCTGGAGCCCAATCGCTCGTGGGTGTACGACGCCGAGGCAAATCCTGCCGGTGAGCGGTGCACTCTTCAGGACTACGCCGTGGCCGTCTGGGGCCGAAGGCCCGCGAGTTCATGGGGGCCGGTCGAACAACGCATCCAACGCGGTTTCGCCAACCGGCCGTACGACAACACCGGTGTCCAGTACGGCCTGAAGGCCGTCGAGTCCGGCACGATCACCGCTGAGCAGTTCGTCGACCTCAACGAGAGCGTCGGCGGGCTCGACATCGACTGGAAGTGGCAGCCGGAGCGTAGTGAAGCCGACCCTGCGGCGCTGGAAGTCGCATACCGCTCCGGTCGGGTGACCTACCCCCGCGAGGCGGCCAAGGTCCCCGTCATCGATCTGCGCTCTCCCGGCAACTGGGAGATCCACAGCGACTTCCACAGTTACGCCATGCGTGCCCGCTTCGACCAGGCCAACGGTGGCCATGACAATCAGATCATCTGGACGGGTGTGCCTCCGGTGCAAACCGACGGCGATGCCCGCGAGAAGGCGTTCCTGCTCATGGACAGATGGCTGACCCGCATCGAAGCCGACACGTCCAACGACCCGATCGAGACCAAGGTGGTGCGCGACAAGCCGGCCGACGCTGTCGACGCGTGCTGGATCGGCAACCGCAAGATCTCCGATATGTCCGTCTGCCGCGCCACCTACCCTTACTTCGGTGTGCCCCGGACTGCGGCCGGGGGCCCGACGGCCAACAACATCCTCAAGTGCCAACTCAAGGAACTCAACCGGGACGACTACACCGTCGACTTCTCCAACGCCCAATGGGGCCGACTGCGGAAGGCCTTCCCCGAGGGGGTGTGCGACTACCGCGAGCCAGGCGTGGCCCAGCAACCCTCTCTGCCGTGGCTGACCTTCTCCGGCGGGCCGGGCGGACAGCCACTGGGCGCTCCGCCGGAGTCCGCCCCTACACCCTGA
- a CDS encoding TetR/AcrR family transcriptional regulator — MARRERILEVAAELGADVAYERVQMQEVAKAADLALGTLYRYFPSKVHLFAALWKTHIDGFVEDCWQSPGNDPGATVGDRLVALTRSLLDRPLLCSAMVRAIAVDYSVNPDYHFRFAEDRLCRAVLHTLGRDASRPPLGRRFP; from the coding sequence GTGGCACGGCGCGAACGCATTCTGGAAGTCGCTGCCGAGCTGGGCGCCGATGTGGCCTACGAACGAGTGCAGATGCAGGAGGTCGCCAAGGCCGCCGACCTGGCACTCGGCACGCTCTATCGTTACTTCCCCTCCAAGGTGCACTTGTTCGCAGCGCTGTGGAAGACGCATATCGACGGCTTTGTTGAGGACTGCTGGCAATCCCCTGGGAACGATCCGGGCGCCACCGTCGGCGATCGGCTGGTGGCCCTGACCCGGTCCTTGCTGGACCGGCCCCTGCTGTGCTCGGCGATGGTACGGGCCATCGCCGTCGACTATTCCGTCAACCCCGACTACCACTTTCGGTTCGCCGAGGACAGGCTGTGCCGGGCAGTGCTACACACCCTGGGCCGGGACGCCTCTAGGCCGCCTTTAGGGAGACGATTTCCGTGA
- a CDS encoding rhodanese-like domain-containing protein, with protein sequence MFLFRRNGPRVTVDEAHSRTSGDRPDAVLLDVREKPEWNSGHAPGAIHVPLTNLVAGAILPAEAQGRPLVVICRSGHRSQQAAKLLTDRGAQVVDVEGGMNAWAAAGHPVVDERGNSGRIA encoded by the coding sequence ATGTTCCTCTTTCGCCGAAACGGGCCCCGTGTCACGGTCGACGAGGCACACAGCCGTACCAGCGGCGACCGGCCTGACGCCGTCCTGCTGGACGTCCGCGAGAAGCCCGAATGGAACTCGGGCCACGCCCCGGGCGCCATCCACGTACCGCTGACGAACCTGGTCGCCGGCGCCATCCTGCCCGCCGAGGCGCAGGGCCGTCCGCTGGTGGTGATCTGCCGCAGTGGACACCGCTCCCAGCAGGCCGCGAAGCTCCTCACCGACCGCGGAGCGCAGGTGGTGGACGTCGAGGGCGGTATGAACGCGTGGGCCGCCGCCGGGCACCCGGTCGTCGACGAACGCGGGAACAGCGGCCGGATAGCGTGA
- a CDS encoding rhodanese-like domain-containing protein, with product MTTPTALATDEARTRLHELTIIDVRTPGEYAGGHLPGALNIPLDQIRRALPDIRHATDRGDVLVVCASGARSENACKILAENGVTTATLSGGTGAWAADGHELHRPQGASRATWGMERQVRLTAGVTVLLGLLLGLVVHPAFQLISAGIAGGLVYSALTNTCGMAAMLAKLPHNRPRAADLDNTLAALRNR from the coding sequence ATGACCACACCCACGGCCCTCGCCACCGACGAGGCGCGCACCCGCCTGCACGAACTGACCATCATCGACGTGCGCACCCCGGGCGAATACGCCGGCGGTCATCTCCCCGGCGCGCTCAACATCCCCCTCGACCAGATCCGGCGCGCGCTGCCCGACATCCGTCACGCCACCGACCGCGGCGACGTCCTGGTCGTCTGCGCCTCGGGCGCCCGCTCCGAGAACGCCTGCAAGATCCTCGCAGAGAACGGCGTCACCACCGCCACCCTGTCAGGAGGCACCGGTGCCTGGGCGGCCGACGGCCACGAGCTCCACCGCCCCCAGGGCGCCTCCCGCGCCACCTGGGGAATGGAGCGACAGGTGAGGCTCACCGCAGGAGTGACCGTGCTGCTCGGCCTGCTGCTCGGGCTCGTCGTCCACCCCGCCTTCCAGCTCATCTCCGCCGGCATCGCGGGCGGTCTGGTCTACTCCGCCCTGACCAACACCTGCGGCATGGCCGCCATGCTCGCCAAGCTCCCCCACAACCGCCCCCGCGCCGCCGACCTCGACAACACACTGGCCGCACTACGCAACCGCTGA
- a CDS encoding metal-sensitive transcriptional regulator, whose amino-acid sequence MELAMAAEELKTVVNRLRRAQGQIAGVIKMIEEGRDCEDVVTQLAAASRALDKAGFAIIATGLQHCLTDADMAASGDREQMRTRLEKLFLSLA is encoded by the coding sequence GTGGAACTGGCGATGGCGGCTGAGGAACTGAAGACGGTGGTCAACCGGCTGCGCCGGGCGCAGGGTCAGATCGCCGGTGTGATCAAGATGATCGAGGAGGGGCGGGACTGCGAGGACGTCGTCACCCAGCTCGCCGCGGCGTCCAGGGCTTTGGACAAGGCCGGTTTCGCGATCATCGCCACGGGGCTGCAGCACTGCCTGACCGATGCGGACATGGCTGCTTCCGGTGACCGGGAGCAGATGCGTACTCGGCTGGAGAAGCTGTTCCTTTCTCTGGCCTGA
- a CDS encoding glycoside hydrolase family 1 protein — protein MPEPLIFPERFLWGAATAAHQVEGNNANSDWWEWETDPAPKAPMAGPSGMACDHFNRYKDDIALLAELGLNTYRFSVEWARVEPRQGEFDREALQHYADMVETCLTHGVTPMITLQHFTLPAWVTHAGAWTNAELPAWFTRYTRHVMEHLQNRAPYICTINEPGNMITRGYLGTFPTPPFVRNLDAFDAAASGVIAAHRNAREVIRELAPGVKVGMAHALQDWHANPGGVPAMEWARELHEDRFFAETADDDFIGVQTYTRLDVNAPRITKPLSAALLRSRRLTQSLALPYLRRQAAAVSAEGAPVGEGRRTQMGYLWAPEAVEATTRRVAGLFPGKEIVLTEHGVATDVDSERIDYIRAGLRVVHRLIGDGLPITGYVHWSLLDNFEWWDGYGPKYGLVAVDRSTQERVVKPSAHWYGDVARINRMPT, from the coding sequence GTGCCCGAACCGTTGATCTTCCCCGAGCGCTTCCTTTGGGGGGCCGCGACAGCCGCACATCAGGTCGAAGGCAACAACGCGAACAGCGACTGGTGGGAATGGGAGACCGACCCAGCGCCCAAGGCGCCCATGGCAGGGCCCTCCGGCATGGCGTGCGACCACTTCAACCGTTACAAGGACGACATCGCGCTGCTCGCGGAACTCGGACTGAACACCTACCGCTTCTCCGTGGAGTGGGCACGAGTCGAGCCCCGCCAGGGAGAATTCGACCGCGAGGCGCTCCAACACTACGCCGACATGGTCGAGACCTGCCTGACCCACGGCGTCACACCGATGATCACGCTGCAGCACTTCACGTTGCCGGCCTGGGTCACCCACGCCGGAGCCTGGACCAATGCCGAACTCCCGGCCTGGTTCACGCGCTACACCAGGCACGTGATGGAACATCTACAGAACCGTGCTCCCTACATCTGCACGATCAACGAGCCCGGCAACATGATCACGCGGGGGTATCTGGGCACCTTCCCGACTCCGCCCTTCGTCCGGAACCTCGACGCGTTCGACGCCGCAGCCTCAGGAGTGATCGCCGCACACCGCAATGCCCGAGAGGTCATCCGTGAACTCGCACCCGGCGTCAAGGTCGGCATGGCCCATGCGCTGCAGGACTGGCACGCCAATCCCGGCGGAGTCCCAGCGATGGAATGGGCTCGGGAACTCCACGAAGACAGGTTCTTCGCCGAGACCGCCGACGACGACTTCATCGGCGTCCAGACCTACACCCGCCTCGACGTCAACGCCCCCCGCATCACCAAACCCCTCAGCGCGGCGCTTCTGCGCAGCCGTCGCCTTACGCAGTCGCTCGCCCTGCCGTACCTGCGCCGCCAAGCGGCAGCCGTGTCTGCGGAAGGAGCACCCGTCGGCGAGGGCCGCCGCACCCAGATGGGATATCTGTGGGCTCCTGAGGCGGTCGAGGCCACGACCCGGCGAGTGGCGGGCCTCTTCCCCGGCAAGGAGATCGTCCTCACCGAGCACGGTGTCGCGACCGACGTCGACAGCGAGCGTATCGACTACATTCGAGCAGGTCTGCGCGTCGTGCACCGGCTGATCGGCGACGGACTGCCCATCACCGGCTACGTCCACTGGTCACTGCTGGACAACTTCGAGTGGTGGGACGGCTACGGCCCCAAGTACGGGCTCGTGGCGGTCGACCGCAGCACTCAGGAGCGGGTCGTCAAACCATCGGCACATTGGTATGGCGACGTGGCCCGGATCAACCGGATGCCAACATGA
- a CDS encoding Gfo/Idh/MocA family protein: MSFRWGIAGTGVIANSFADALGRLPDAHLVAVGSRSRKGADAFGEKHGIAARHRHASYEDLAADDTVDIVYVASPHSHHHEHTLLFLNAGRPVLCEKAFSLDAEQAAEMVAVSRERGLFLMEAMWSRFLPAYVKVRELLAEDVIGEVQSLEADFGFQFPADPEHRLFDRALGGGSLLDLGVYPLSLASMVLGTPDRVTAYGTLGSTGVDEHVAVLSGYDSGAVALAQSSMRANLGCTARITGTEGHIELPFLMHCPDELTVQTRGTTERLSLPAAREGDGDDTAGGGLHRQIRHVQERLRAGELESEIMPLDETVAVMRTLDTVRDQIGLSYTTH, from the coding sequence ATGTCGTTCCGCTGGGGCATCGCCGGCACTGGTGTCATAGCAAACAGTTTTGCGGACGCGTTGGGCCGGTTGCCTGACGCCCACTTGGTCGCCGTCGGCTCCCGCAGTCGGAAAGGGGCCGACGCGTTCGGCGAGAAGCACGGCATCGCCGCGCGACACCGGCACGCTTCGTACGAAGATCTGGCCGCCGATGACACTGTCGACATTGTCTACGTCGCATCGCCCCACTCCCACCATCACGAGCACACGTTGCTGTTCCTGAACGCGGGGCGTCCAGTGTTGTGCGAGAAGGCGTTCTCGCTGGACGCGGAGCAGGCCGCTGAAATGGTGGCTGTGTCCAGGGAACGGGGCCTGTTCCTGATGGAGGCGATGTGGAGCCGGTTCCTGCCGGCCTATGTCAAAGTCAGAGAACTGCTCGCCGAGGACGTCATCGGTGAAGTCCAGTCCCTGGAGGCCGACTTCGGCTTCCAATTCCCGGCGGACCCCGAACACCGTCTGTTCGATCGCGCGCTGGGTGGCGGTTCCCTGCTCGACCTGGGTGTGTATCCCCTATCGCTGGCCAGCATGGTGCTGGGTACGCCCGACCGGGTCACGGCGTACGGCACACTCGGCTCGACCGGCGTCGACGAGCATGTCGCTGTCCTCTCCGGGTACGACAGTGGGGCGGTCGCGCTGGCCCAGAGTTCCATGCGGGCGAACCTCGGTTGCACAGCCCGTATCACCGGCACCGAAGGTCACATCGAACTGCCGTTCCTGATGCACTGCCCGGACGAACTGACCGTGCAGACGCGGGGCACCACCGAACGCCTGAGTCTGCCCGCCGCCCGCGAGGGCGACGGCGACGACACGGCGGGCGGCGGCCTGCACCGCCAGATCCGGCACGTCCAGGAGCGGCTACGCGCAGGGGAGTTGGAGAGCGAGATCATGCCTCTGGACGAGACCGTGGCGGTGATGCGCACGCTCGACACCGTGCGCGACCAGATCGGCCTGAGCTACACCACTCACTGA